GTGGTGGACATGCGGCTCGGCGACGGCAACGGCCTCGACGTCGTCGCCGCCATCCGCGAGAAGCGGGCCGATTCCCGCACCGTGATCCTCACCGGCTACGGCAACATCGCCACCGCCGTCACCGCCGTGAAGCTGGGCGCCATCGACTACCTGTCGAAGCCGGCCGACGCCGACGACGTGGTCGCCGCGCTGACCCGCACCGGCTCCGAACCGATCGCGCCGCCCGAGAATCCTATGTCGGCCGACCGCGTGCGCTGGGAACACATCCAGCGCGTCTACGAGATGTGCGACCGCAATGTGTCGGAGACGGCACGGCGGCTCAACATGCATCGGCGCACGCTGCAGCGGATACTGGCGAAGCGCGCGCCG
The Mesorhizobium australicum genome window above contains:
- a CDS encoding ActR/PrrA/RegA family redox response regulator transcription factor, which codes for MTADTIQPAVAPGEDASLLIVDDDKPFLTRLARAMEGRGFAVETAESVEEAVAKAKARPPAYAVVDMRLGDGNGLDVVAAIREKRADSRTVILTGYGNIATAVTAVKLGAIDYLSKPADADDVVAALTRTGSEPIAPPENPMSADRVRWEHIQRVYEMCDRNVSETARRLNMHRRTLQRILAKRAPR